The following coding sequences lie in one Spinacia oleracea cultivar Varoflay chromosome 1, BTI_SOV_V1, whole genome shotgun sequence genomic window:
- the LOC110794493 gene encoding alpha-ketoglutarate-dependent dioxygenase alkB: MYGDGVTDDVDRTAFRRAEKKYKLYYDQNSRKKKQPRSVDLTEVVDFKSILDTFNQSGETPNGVHVIKGDFDCPVIRLVNRPGFYFIPGALTVEQQCQWIRESLMSFPQPPNRTNHNAHYGPIQDLFAAAGEEKILVEDEHSPKESESLSNGHPRRWKFCDKKGNVSLKGYGGNSILASVLLRKLRWSTLGLQFEWSKRNYDVSLPHNKIPDELCQLVKRLAMPAMPAGDDFKPEAAIVNYFASGDTLGGHLDDMELDWSKPIVSMSLGCKAIFLLGGKSRDDEPLAMFLRSGDVVLMAGEARECFHGVPRIFTDSEHSEIASLEKHLSTEYDRCFLDYITSSRININIRQVF; this comes from the exons ATGTACGGCGATGGAGTCACCGATGATGTGGATAGAACTGCATTCCGAAGAGCCGAGAAGAAATATAAGCTCTACTATGATCAGAACTCTAGAAA GAAGAAGCAACCTAGATCAGTAGATTTAACTGAGGTGGTGGATTTCAAGTCAATCTTGGATACTTTCAATCAATCCGGTGAAACACCAAATGGTGTTCATGTAATTAAGGGGGACTTTGATTGTCCTGTTATCCGCCTTGTCAATCGCCCAG GCTTTTACTTTATTCCTGGAGCATTGACCGTGGAGCAGCAGTGTCAATGGATAAGGGAAAGCTTGATGAGCTTCCCACAACCTCCGAATCGGACAAACCATAATGCACATTATGGTCCTATACAAGATTTGTTCGCTGCAGCTGGAGAAGAGAAAATTCTAGTTGAAGATGAACATTCACCCAAAGAATCAGAGTCATTGAGCAACGGGCATCCTCGGAGATGGAAATTTTGCGATAAGAAGGGAAATGTTTCCTTGAAGGGATACGGTGGCAATTCAATTTTGGCATCGGTGCTTCTACGGAAGTTGCGGTGGAGTACACTTGGGTTGCAGTTTGAGTGGTCAAAG CGTAACTATGATGTTTCACTACCACATAACAAAATTCCGGATGAACTTTGCCAACTGGTTAAGAGGTTGGCTATGCCTGCTATGCCAGCAGGGGATGATTTCAAGCCTGAAGCTGCTATAGTCAATTACTTTGCATCAG GTGATACCCTTGGCGGTCACCTTGATGACATGGAATTAGACTGGAGTAAACCTATAGTAAGCATGAG TTTGGGTTGTAAAGCAATATTTCTTCTTGGAGGAAAGTCTAGAGATGACGAACCCTTGGCCATGTTTCTACGTAGTGGGGATGTTGTACTGATGGCGGGAGAAGCTAGGGAGTGCTTTCATG GGGTACCCCGCATCTTCACTGACAGTGAACACTCAGAAATTGCATCGTTGGAGAAGCACCTCTCAACCGAATATGACCGTTGTTTCTTGGATTACATCACGTCttcaagaatcaacatcaaTATCAGACAAGTCTTTTAA